A genomic segment from Sandaracinaceae bacterium encodes:
- a CDS encoding RNA polymerase sigma factor, protein MTTTAPTITADTIRELEPVLLGYARKRISNEELARDLVQETWLAAMVSLPRFAGRSSLRTWVISILRRKIVDQYRRNRPQVAFVEEAHGEVESVDVVAHMDDVAAMSVVARELNALHGREREAVTLVDVEGVDRDDAAEELGVTRNHLRVLLHRGRAQLRGALEAADYARAA, encoded by the coding sequence ATGACCACCACCGCGCCCACCATCACCGCCGACACCATCCGAGAGCTCGAGCCCGTCCTCTTGGGCTACGCCCGCAAGCGCATCAGCAACGAGGAGCTGGCGCGCGACCTGGTGCAGGAGACCTGGCTGGCCGCCATGGTGTCGCTCCCGCGCTTCGCCGGGCGCTCGTCGCTGCGCACGTGGGTCATCAGCATCCTGCGTCGCAAGATCGTGGACCAGTACCGCCGCAACCGCCCGCAGGTGGCCTTCGTCGAGGAGGCGCACGGCGAGGTGGAGAGCGTGGACGTGGTCGCGCACATGGACGACGTGGCGGCCATGTCCGTCGTGGCCCGCGAGCTGAACGCGCTGCACGGCCGCGAGCGTGAGGCCGTCACGCTGGTCGACGTCGAGGGCGTGGACCGTGACGATGCGGCGGAGGAGCTGGGCGTGACCCGCAACCACCTGCGCGTGCTGCTGCACCGCGGCCGGGCGCAGCTGCGCGGCGCGCTCGAAGCGGCGGACTACGCACGCGCCGCCTGA
- the purT gene encoding formate-dependent phosphoribosylglycinamide formyltransferase: MTDSLRLGTATTRTQTKLLLLGSGELGKEVALEAQRLGIYVVACDRYDHAPAMQVAHSSYVFPMRDAARLREVIEIEKPDFVVPEIEAIATDTLVALEAEGVRVIPTARAAQLTMNREGIRRLAAEELGLKTSRYRFADSEAEYRAALGEVGLPAVVKPVMSSSGMGQSALAADASDADIGAAWAYAQSGARGGGGRVIVEGFVDFDYEITLLTVRHAGGTRFCAPIGHRQVKGDYHESWQPQPMSPAAAAEAERMAQKVADALGGRGLFGMEFFVRGDEVWFSEVSPRPHDTGMVTMISQDLSEFALHVRAILGLPIPNIAQHGPSASHVILGDGDSDAPVFHVDPRPLSAPDTSLRLFGKPEVRGHRRLGVALARGASLEEAREKAQAVAKGVRVELG; the protein is encoded by the coding sequence ATGACCGACTCGCTGCGCCTGGGCACCGCCACCACTCGAACACAGACCAAGCTTCTCCTGCTCGGCAGCGGGGAGCTGGGCAAAGAGGTGGCGCTCGAGGCACAGCGCCTGGGGATCTACGTGGTCGCGTGCGACCGCTACGACCACGCGCCGGCCATGCAGGTCGCCCACTCGAGCTACGTCTTCCCCATGCGCGACGCCGCGCGCCTGCGGGAGGTGATCGAGATCGAGAAGCCCGACTTCGTGGTCCCGGAGATCGAGGCGATCGCGACGGACACGCTGGTCGCCCTGGAGGCCGAGGGGGTGCGCGTGATCCCCACGGCCCGGGCCGCCCAGCTGACGATGAACCGCGAGGGCATCCGGCGCCTGGCCGCCGAAGAGCTGGGGCTGAAGACCTCGCGCTATCGCTTCGCGGACAGCGAGGCGGAGTACCGCGCGGCGCTGGGCGAGGTGGGTCTCCCCGCCGTGGTGAAGCCCGTGATGAGCTCGTCCGGGATGGGCCAGAGCGCGCTCGCGGCGGACGCCAGCGACGCCGACATCGGGGCCGCGTGGGCCTACGCGCAGAGCGGCGCGCGCGGTGGTGGCGGGCGCGTCATCGTCGAGGGCTTCGTCGACTTCGACTACGAGATCACTCTGCTCACCGTGCGCCACGCAGGCGGCACCCGCTTCTGCGCGCCCATCGGGCACCGGCAGGTCAAGGGCGACTACCACGAGAGCTGGCAGCCCCAGCCCATGAGCCCCGCCGCGGCCGCGGAGGCGGAGCGCATGGCGCAGAAGGTGGCCGACGCGCTCGGCGGGCGCGGCCTGTTCGGCATGGAGTTCTTCGTGCGCGGCGACGAGGTGTGGTTCAGCGAGGTCTCTCCACGGCCTCACGACACGGGCATGGTCACGATGATCTCGCAAGACCTGAGCGAGTTCGCGCTGCACGTGCGCGCCATCCTAGGCCTGCCCATCCCGAACATCGCGCAGCACGGTCCGTCGGCCAGCCACGTCATCCTCGGGGACGGCGACAGCGACGCGCCCGTGTTCCACGTGGACCCGCGGCCGCTGAGCGCCCCCGACACCTCGCTGCGCCTGTTCGGCAAGCCGGAGGTGCGCGGCCACCGGCGCCTGGGCGTCGCGTTGGCGCGTGGGGCGTCGCTGGAGGAGGCGCGCGAGAAGGCACAGGCCGTGGCCAAGGGCGTGCGCGTCGAGCTCGGCTGA
- a CDS encoding SDR family oxidoreductase, with protein MASSREKRARCAGAWVITGGASGFGREFARRLAQRGERLVLWDLDGEALTRAAQELGGDVYTDVVDVRDAAGLAAAAQRARDAVGPLGHLANCAGVLRVGSAADVSPADYELMMDINYLGTVYVTQALLPHLEEAAARGGRATLLLVASISGLRGFPQLAGYCASKFAVVGFAEALRVELRDQPIDVRVLCPPPGDTPMVRNLAQVPPVYKLSRMFSAEEIVDSALRGLERDQDLLLVDLGSHLTRRLNQLAPGVLDRLFHFVGKH; from the coding sequence ATGGCAAGCAGCAGAGAGAAGCGCGCGCGCTGCGCGGGCGCGTGGGTCATCACCGGCGGCGCCAGCGGCTTCGGCCGCGAGTTCGCGCGCAGGCTGGCGCAGCGGGGCGAGCGGCTGGTGCTGTGGGACCTCGACGGCGAGGCGCTCACGCGGGCCGCCCAGGAGCTCGGCGGAGACGTGTACACCGACGTGGTGGACGTGCGCGACGCCGCCGGTCTCGCCGCCGCGGCCCAGCGCGCGCGCGACGCCGTGGGACCGCTCGGGCACCTGGCCAACTGCGCCGGCGTGCTGCGCGTGGGGTCCGCGGCGGACGTGTCACCCGCTGACTACGAGCTGATGATGGACATCAACTACCTGGGCACCGTGTACGTGACCCAGGCGCTGCTCCCGCACCTCGAGGAGGCCGCCGCGCGGGGCGGGCGCGCGACGCTGCTGCTGGTCGCCAGCATCTCGGGCCTGCGCGGCTTCCCGCAGCTGGCCGGCTACTGCGCCAGCAAGTTCGCGGTGGTCGGGTTCGCGGAGGCGCTGCGCGTGGAGCTGCGTGACCAGCCCATCGACGTGCGCGTGCTGTGCCCCCCGCCGGGCGACACGCCCATGGTGCGCAACCTCGCGCAGGTGCCCCCCGTGTACAAGCTCTCGCGCATGTTCAGCGCCGAGGAGATCGTCGACAGCGCCCTGCGTGGCCTCGAGCGCGACCAGGACCTGCTCCTGGTGGACCTCGGCAGCCACCTCACGCGGCGCCTCAACCAGCTCGCCCCCGGCGTGCTCGACCGCCTGTTCCACTTCGTCGGAAAGCACTGA
- the hemB gene encoding porphobilinogen synthase, with amino-acid sequence MPQYPHTRPRRTRRHEWSRRLVREHTLTAADLIWPVFVHDPGDGPERVAIPSMPGVERLSIEALVGEARDAHALGIPAIAVFPVIDAAHKTPDGEHAFDPDNLVCRAVRAVKAAVPELGIICDVALDPFTTHGQDGIVRDGYVVNDLTVEALCKQSLVQAAAGCDVLAPSDMQDGRIGAIRAALEQAGHHDALILSYAAKYASAFYGPFRDAVGSAKNLGSADKRTYQMDPANGDEALREVALDLEEGADMVMVKPGMPYLDIVRRVKERFAVPTYAYQVSGEYAMLAAAGQLGFLDTEKVMLESLMAFKRAGADGILTYAAKTVARGLS; translated from the coding sequence ATGCCCCAGTACCCGCACACACGCCCGCGCCGCACCCGCCGCCACGAGTGGTCCCGCCGCTTGGTGCGCGAACACACGCTGACCGCCGCCGACCTCATCTGGCCCGTCTTCGTGCACGACCCGGGCGACGGCCCGGAGCGCGTGGCCATCCCCTCCATGCCCGGCGTGGAGCGGCTCTCCATCGAAGCGCTGGTGGGCGAGGCGCGCGACGCGCACGCGCTGGGCATCCCGGCCATCGCGGTGTTCCCCGTCATCGACGCGGCGCACAAGACCCCGGACGGGGAGCACGCGTTCGACCCCGACAACCTGGTGTGCCGGGCCGTGCGCGCCGTGAAGGCCGCGGTGCCCGAGCTCGGCATCATCTGCGACGTGGCCCTCGACCCGTTCACCACCCACGGGCAGGACGGCATCGTGCGCGACGGCTACGTGGTCAACGACCTGACGGTCGAGGCACTGTGCAAGCAGTCGCTGGTGCAGGCCGCGGCGGGCTGCGACGTGCTCGCCCCATCGGACATGCAAGACGGGCGAATCGGGGCCATCCGCGCGGCGCTCGAGCAGGCGGGGCACCACGACGCGCTGATCCTCAGCTACGCGGCCAAGTACGCGAGCGCCTTCTATGGCCCCTTCCGTGACGCGGTGGGCTCGGCCAAGAACCTGGGCAGCGCCGACAAGCGCACCTACCAGATGGACCCCGCCAACGGCGACGAGGCGCTGCGCGAGGTGGCGCTCGACCTCGAGGAGGGCGCGGACATGGTCATGGTGAAGCCCGGCATGCCGTATCTGGACATCGTGCGGCGCGTGAAGGAGCGCTTCGCGGTGCCCACCTACGCGTATCAAGTGAGCGGGGAGTACGCGATGCTGGCCGCGGCGGGGCAGCTGGGCTTCCTCGACACCGAGAAGGTGATGCTGGAGAGCCTGATGGCGTTCAAGCGTGCGGGCGCGGACGGCATCCTCACCTACGCGGCCAAGACCGTGGCCCGGGGGCTGTCATGA
- a CDS encoding thioredoxin domain-containing protein — translation MSAGAVVRAGAVVSPAEATPARDADVSEDTRRRPGLARARPGRVVVSLATLLALSTSLGGPSALARRAAPRTPSEVYESHAQGRLRVDASSTASRGPADAPITLVVFAELEDPFIARAQPTLAELETRYGSDLRVVFRHRPLDMHAHSRDAARALQEALAQGGPTWFWAMHDRLLGSQSALDVESLVTHARELGLDEVRFRAALTDGRHDAVIAADEAAATRVGATGSPTFFVNGMRLSGAQPLAAFTQLIDAELALANEALSRGATRQDIYRLAMAAAAESPAPPPTADAAPTDDDVYRVPVGRDQPIRGAADALVTIVVFSDFQCPFCARVNPTLSALEQRYGADLRVVFRHTPLPFHQNAMPAAQAAVEAYVQRGDAGFWAMHDLLFANQRALDRPDLEGYARQLGLDMTRFNRALDRETHRARVEADVSAGAALGVRGTPNFFVNGRHLVGAQPEAAFVELVDRGLAEARAAVRAGTSRRQVYARLIRDGRTAPPEPAPTPGARNTVDPNLVYNVPVTSAQPVRGRNDALVTLVVFTDFECPFCSRLRPTLDSLVQQYGRDLRVVLRHNPLPFHTHARLAAEAAAEAFAQGGDDMFFRYHDLLFDNQRALTRADLESYAQQLGLDMARFRQALDNHTHAATIDADQALAQQLGATGTPSIFVNGKLLRGAQPLSVFQTRVDAELIAARAQLRRGVSRNQVYARTVRGGLNAPPPTP, via the coding sequence ATGAGCGCGGGGGCTGTCGTGCGCGCGGGAGCCGTCGTGAGCCCGGCGGAGGCCACGCCCGCGAGGGACGCCGACGTCTCGGAGGACACGCGTAGGCGTCCGGGGCTCGCGAGGGCGCGTCCTGGGCGCGTCGTCGTGTCTCTCGCCACCCTGCTGGCGCTGTCGACCTCGCTGGGTGGGCCGAGCGCCCTCGCCAGGCGAGCCGCGCCGCGCACCCCGAGCGAGGTCTACGAGAGCCACGCGCAGGGGCGACTGCGCGTCGACGCCTCGAGCACAGCGTCGCGCGGCCCGGCAGACGCGCCCATCACGCTGGTCGTCTTCGCCGAGCTGGAAGACCCCTTCATCGCCCGCGCCCAGCCGACGCTGGCCGAGCTGGAGACGCGCTACGGCAGCGACCTGCGCGTGGTGTTCCGGCACCGCCCACTGGACATGCACGCGCACTCGCGGGACGCGGCCCGCGCCCTCCAAGAGGCGCTGGCGCAGGGAGGCCCCACGTGGTTCTGGGCCATGCACGATCGTCTGTTGGGCTCTCAGTCGGCGCTGGACGTCGAGTCGCTGGTGACGCACGCACGGGAGCTCGGGCTGGACGAGGTTCGCTTCCGCGCCGCGCTCACGGACGGGCGTCACGACGCCGTGATCGCGGCGGACGAGGCGGCTGCGACGCGGGTGGGCGCCACGGGCTCCCCCACCTTCTTCGTGAACGGCATGCGCCTCTCGGGTGCGCAGCCGCTCGCGGCCTTCACGCAGCTGATCGATGCGGAGCTGGCGCTCGCCAACGAGGCGCTCTCGCGCGGGGCGACACGCCAGGACATCTACCGACTGGCGATGGCGGCCGCAGCGGAGAGCCCAGCGCCTCCACCAACCGCTGACGCGGCGCCGACGGACGACGACGTGTACCGCGTGCCAGTGGGGCGCGACCAGCCCATACGTGGCGCAGCCGACGCGCTGGTCACCATCGTGGTCTTCAGCGACTTCCAGTGCCCGTTCTGCGCGCGCGTGAACCCCACCCTGAGCGCGCTCGAGCAGCGCTACGGCGCGGACCTGCGTGTGGTGTTCCGTCACACGCCGCTGCCCTTCCACCAGAACGCCATGCCCGCCGCTCAAGCGGCCGTGGAGGCCTACGTACAGCGCGGCGACGCCGGCTTCTGGGCCATGCACGACCTGCTCTTCGCGAACCAGCGCGCGCTGGATCGGCCGGACCTCGAGGGGTATGCACGGCAGCTGGGGCTCGACATGACGCGCTTCAACCGCGCGTTGGATCGCGAGACACATCGCGCGCGCGTGGAGGCGGACGTCTCGGCGGGCGCCGCGCTGGGCGTGCGTGGCACCCCCAACTTCTTCGTCAACGGACGCCACCTGGTCGGGGCGCAGCCCGAGGCGGCCTTCGTCGAGCTCGTCGACCGTGGCCTGGCCGAGGCGCGCGCGGCCGTGCGCGCTGGCACCTCGCGGCGACAGGTGTACGCGCGCCTGATCCGTGATGGGCGCACCGCGCCGCCAGAGCCCGCCCCGACACCGGGGGCGCGGAACACGGTCGACCCGAACCTGGTCTACAACGTTCCGGTCACCAGCGCGCAGCCCGTGCGGGGGCGCAACGACGCCTTGGTCACGCTGGTGGTCTTCACGGACTTCGAGTGCCCCTTCTGCAGCCGCCTGCGCCCCACGCTGGACTCCCTCGTGCAGCAGTATGGCCGCGACCTGCGGGTGGTGCTGCGCCACAATCCCTTGCCGTTCCACACGCACGCTCGGCTGGCCGCCGAGGCCGCGGCCGAGGCGTTCGCGCAGGGGGGCGACGACATGTTCTTCCGCTACCACGACCTGCTGTTCGACAACCAGCGAGCGCTGACGCGCGCGGATCTCGAGAGCTACGCGCAGCAGCTGGGGCTCGACATGGCGCGCTTCCGCCAGGCGCTCGACAACCACACCCACGCCGCGACCATCGACGCGGACCAGGCGCTCGCGCAGCAGCTCGGCGCGACGGGCACCCCAAGCATCTTCGTGAACGGCAAGCTCCTGCGCGGTGCGCAGCCGTTGAGCGTGTTCCAGACGCGCGTGGACGCGGAGCTGATCGCGGCGCGCGCCCAGCTGCGGCGTGGCGTGTCGCGCAACCAGGTCTACGCGCGCACGGTGCGCGGCGGCCTCAACGCGCCACCGCCGACGCCCTGA
- the gloB gene encoding hydroxyacylglutathione hydrolase — protein sequence MDHVVTSPRAPFTTADGLLEVHQIPAARDNLVWLLRPTGGDEVAAVDGPDASAVLAYCEARGLRLTTILNTHTHGDHIGINRDLAKRGLLDQMRVVGAAATRDAIPGLTEAVSEGDTVRLGDATARVLLTEGHIDGHVSYVFSDALFCGDTLFAGGCGYLFDGPPAKMHASLGRLGQLPEGTRVCCAHEYTEDNLRFAFSVEPDNAALADRIRAVWALRARGECAVPSTVGEELRTNPFLRHHSATLRARVAEALPEQPRDTDEQVFAATRLLKNKGAYKAAGDTGLPL from the coding sequence ATGGACCACGTCGTCACGTCCCCGCGCGCGCCCTTCACCACGGCCGATGGCCTGCTGGAGGTGCACCAGATCCCCGCCGCCCGCGACAACCTCGTGTGGCTGCTGCGCCCGACGGGCGGTGACGAGGTGGCGGCGGTGGACGGGCCGGACGCCAGCGCCGTGCTCGCCTACTGCGAGGCCCGTGGCCTGCGGCTGACGACCATCCTCAACACGCACACGCATGGGGACCACATCGGGATCAACCGCGACCTCGCGAAGCGCGGGTTGCTCGACCAGATGCGCGTGGTGGGCGCGGCAGCGACGCGTGACGCCATCCCCGGGCTGACCGAGGCGGTGAGCGAGGGCGACACGGTGCGCCTGGGCGACGCGACGGCCCGCGTGCTGCTGACCGAGGGGCACATCGACGGGCACGTGAGCTACGTGTTCTCGGACGCGCTGTTCTGCGGCGACACGCTCTTCGCGGGGGGGTGTGGCTACCTGTTCGACGGGCCCCCGGCCAAGATGCACGCGTCACTCGGGCGCCTGGGGCAGCTGCCGGAGGGCACGCGCGTGTGCTGTGCCCACGAGTACACCGAGGACAACCTGCGCTTCGCGTTCTCGGTGGAGCCCGACAACGCCGCGCTGGCCGACCGCATCCGCGCGGTGTGGGCGCTGCGGGCGCGGGGGGAGTGCGCCGTGCCGTCCACGGTAGGCGAGGAGCTGCGCACCAACCCGTTCCTCCGGCACCACAGCGCGACCCTGCGCGCGCGCGTGGCAGAGGCCCTGCCGGAGCAGCCACGCGACACGGATGAGCAGGTCTTCGCGGCAACGCGCCTGCTGAAGAACAAGGGGGCCTACAAGGCCGCGGGGGACACGGGCCTGCCGCTCTGA
- a CDS encoding VCBS repeat-containing protein, with protein MQRFRHGSLFPLTRTARTARPSALSAALLLLAVPCVGCGGGETPETTGATAPVVDEPTTAVTDPNPPPAVPADPLALPADLPNGLLLVYSDFAEDDNGSFTVPQPARMEILTRRNGEWTTEVVTDRDSNVFHKAMPFTPAVGAPGILTAGGSGAFVRLWRRTAEGFTPETLWTESFGGRFDRMRDIEVGDLYGNGRPAIAVATHDQGVFAVLRQSEQGAWDVDRMDQRADTFVHEVEIGDLNHDGKLEVYTTPSEPNRLDGGAQHGEVLRYIPQDGRGSRTVVADLGNRHAKEIWVGDVDGDGTDELYVAVEALTRMNEGRLETVEPVEIRRYDANTPPDARVVVATLEDTQCRFLTVGDFDGDGKREMVAAAMRSGLWLLRPGSDPRGEWSVERIDQESGGFEHASTVADLDGDGRDELYVAADNQGELRRYVWVNNRPRRQMIHSRAEPRQRMTWNITAVPVSLLSAP; from the coding sequence ATGCAACGCTTTCGGCACGGATCCTTGTTCCCCCTGACCCGCACCGCCCGGACCGCTCGGCCGTCCGCGCTGAGCGCTGCGCTCCTGCTGCTCGCGGTCCCCTGCGTCGGATGCGGCGGAGGCGAGACGCCCGAGACGACGGGGGCGACCGCGCCTGTGGTGGACGAGCCCACGACGGCCGTGACCGATCCCAACCCACCACCCGCTGTGCCCGCAGATCCGCTGGCGCTGCCCGCCGACCTGCCCAACGGCCTCCTGCTGGTCTACAGCGACTTCGCCGAGGACGACAACGGCAGCTTCACCGTCCCGCAGCCCGCCCGCATGGAGATCCTCACGCGCCGCAACGGCGAGTGGACCACCGAGGTGGTCACCGACCGTGACAGCAACGTCTTCCACAAGGCCATGCCCTTCACGCCGGCCGTGGGCGCGCCCGGCATTCTCACGGCCGGTGGCAGCGGCGCGTTCGTGCGCCTGTGGCGCCGCACGGCGGAGGGCTTCACCCCGGAGACCCTCTGGACCGAGTCCTTCGGCGGGCGCTTCGACCGCATGCGCGACATCGAGGTGGGTGACCTGTACGGCAACGGCCGCCCCGCCATCGCGGTGGCCACGCATGATCAGGGCGTGTTCGCCGTGCTGCGCCAGAGCGAGCAGGGGGCGTGGGACGTGGACCGCATGGACCAGCGCGCCGACACCTTCGTGCACGAGGTGGAGATCGGCGACCTGAACCACGACGGCAAGCTCGAGGTCTACACCACGCCCAGCGAGCCCAACCGCCTGGATGGCGGCGCTCAGCACGGCGAGGTGCTGCGCTACATCCCGCAGGACGGTCGCGGCAGCCGCACCGTCGTGGCGGACCTCGGCAACCGTCACGCCAAGGAGATCTGGGTGGGCGACGTGGACGGCGACGGCACCGACGAGCTGTACGTGGCGGTCGAGGCCCTCACGCGCATGAACGAGGGCCGCCTCGAGACCGTGGAGCCCGTCGAGATCCGCCGCTACGACGCCAACACCCCCCCCGACGCGCGCGTCGTGGTGGCGACGCTCGAGGACACGCAGTGTCGCTTCCTCACGGTGGGCGACTTCGACGGCGACGGAAAGCGCGAGATGGTGGCCGCGGCCATGCGCTCCGGCCTGTGGCTGCTGCGCCCCGGCAGCGATCCGCGCGGCGAGTGGTCCGTGGAGCGCATCGACCAGGAGTCGGGAGGCTTCGAGCACGCCTCCACCGTGGCCGACCTCGACGGCGACGGGCGCGACGAGCTCTACGTCGCAGCGGACAACCAGGGCGAGCTGCGCCGCTATGTGTGGGTCAACAACCGCCCGCGGCGCCAGATGATCCACAGCCGCGCCGAGCCCCGCCAGCGCATGACCTGGAACATCACCGCCGTGCCCGTGTCGTTGTTGAGCGCACCATGA